Genomic segment of Juglans microcarpa x Juglans regia isolate MS1-56 chromosome 7S, Jm3101_v1.0, whole genome shotgun sequence:
TCAAAGGAATCATCAAGTAGGCCAAATGTAATATAAGCTTTAATTAATGAACTGCGGACATAACCATGAGAAGAGAACCCGGACTTAACAATAGCACCATGAATTTCTATCCCCATCTGTTGATTTCCACATTTGCAAGAAGCCTCCAAAATGCTGGAGAAGGTGCATTCATCTGCTTTTACTCCCAACTCCCATAAATTACAGAAAACCTTTAGGGCTTCCATGTATCTACTTGCTACATTATATCCCGAAATCAACTCGTTCCAAGAAATAACGTTTCTGAGGACTATGCTGTCAAACACTAAACGTGCCATCTCCATTGCCCCACATCTAGAGAACATGTTGATTGCAGAGCTTGTGATATTATCGTCATAAAAAAACCCAAGACGTAGGGCaagtgaaaaaaattgaatcccAAGATTGAGATTCATTAGCTCCCCACACTTTCTAAACAGTACTGTGAATGTGATATGGCTGGGCTTCATTCCCGTCAGCATGAACTCGTAAAATAATATTGCAATTTCTCTTGCATCCCCTTCCAGAGTGAAGCCGCCAAATACAGTATTCCATGATATGACGTCTTTGTTTTGCATGCCATTGAAAACTTTTAGAGCtgaatcatttttatcattcttgaAATACATATCCATGAGAGCATTCGCCACTGACGAGCTAAATAGCATCTCACTCCTGATGATCAATCCATGAAGTTGTTTACCATATTCCAGATTTCTCATAATCAAGCACCCTTTAAAAGCATTAACCCAGGTGAACTGATCCATTCTTACTCCCATACATTGCATTGAAGATACAATCTTCAAGGCCTCAGAACCATGGCCGCATTGTGCATAACCCCCAATCATAGCATTCCAACAACCAACATCAAGATTGTCCATACGCTCAAATACCCTCTCAGAAGATTCAATATCCCCCAACTTAgcatacatatttaaaatagaactaGCAACGAAGTTGTTCTGCTCCAttccaattttcaaaacaaaacaatgaatACAGAAACCAAACTCATAAGCTCCCACGATGGTGCATGCTTTCATAACACTGCCGAAAGTGAACTCGTTCGGTCTAAACCCACTTCTCACCATGTCCAAATAAACCTCCAAAcccaaatcaaattcaaaattttgaatggcACCTGAGATAATCAAAGTCCAAGAAACAATATTTCTTTCTAACATTTCAGCAAACAAATTGAGCCCATAACTCAATACCCCAAGTTTTGAATACATTTTGATCAGATTATTCAGCGAAAAGAGGTCATTAGTGAGCCCTAACTTGATGACATGTCCATGGATTTGGGTACCCAGAAAATATGAATTCGATCTCTCGGAGAGGGAAAGAGCAGTGGCAATTGCAGTTGGGTCTTTCCCCATCAATATATCAGGGTATGAAGAGAGAGATTTGGAACTGTAGTAGCGTCGGTGTTGATGTTTAAAGATTGTTTGGAACTGGTAATGTTTGTTTAAAAAGATAGAATAAATTTTCAGTTTTGAAGCACTAAGAGGAAGTCTTAGGATTATCATGAGTCATTCCACGCATAAACTGAGCCGCCTGTTGGGGCGTTGCTCACCTCCAGTTCGAATCCTCCCGTTTCCCCCAGTTCAAGGCGCGGTCACTTCCTCTCATCCACATCCCTTTACGCGCTCTCTCCTTTCAAGACACAAACGTAAAAGAAGTGTTTTTGTTTGTCAGAAGGAAAATATAGATCTGCGATTTTTTTCCAACCAAAGACATCTATCTGTGGAGTTGAATTTCATGCgggagtttttctttctttcctttttttttttagataaatattcATTAATAAACTATCCTTAATACATAAAAGGATTTATTTGCAGagataaatcattttatttcatctaattattataattttcttaaatttttacacaaaatataataaataatttaatttttttaaattcaaaaataatattaatattaaaaaataatattctaataatattttattcaacttatctaagatcatttcatctcatcttactatctaaacaagCCCAAAGTCTAAAGATTTATATACATGCAAAATTGCAAATAAACTTAAACTAGATAGGTGGATTTTTTCACTGTAAAAATTCAAAAGACACTGTAGAATTTTGATCAAGTATATGCTTTCATATATGTTATTGGATGTTATTTATTGTGCAATAAAATACACATCAATTTTGAgaatgttgtttttttattgcttGCCACTTGCCAGCTCTGAAAGCTTTGTAGCAATTAATGCAACGTACATCTCGGATCTTCTACTATAAATAAGCACGACACTATTGTGGAAGCATGATTAATAACATTGTGATTAGggctcgtttattttcagagatgagatgagattaaagttaaaaagttgaataaaatattgttagaatatattttttaatattatttttgttttgggatttaaaaaagttgaattgtttattttattttgtgtggagatttagaaaagttgtaatgatgaagtgagatgaaatgagatgtttcttgaaaacaaacaaggctaCTTTTAAATGGTTAGAAACAATCAACcaccaaaatatatttcacaatttGCATTCATATAGGTTACAAGACTCCCACTTAAAGAAGTAAATACCTAGACAACCAATTTTATAACCATACAACattaattttccaaataagAAACCTAGAcattcttaaaaagaaaagaaaatggaaaaaacttattaatagaaaagaaattctatttgcagtctccaCTTGGGGACTGTATGtatatgcattttattaaatgagacaaaacatcattttagttgagatatttttataattttaaaacattttaaagataaaattgtctAGACTTGGATTACAATCTCCAAATGGGAACTGTACGTAAcattgagtaatactatatacaatcGTGGAGTGCGCAAATGTCGTATAtccactttgaaaaaaaaagtggggtccactattaaaaatttatttattttcatatgaatcccgtatttattcatttttttcaaagtgattgcatgacgtttgcacactcacgactgcaactatcatttatctataattaattttgtaattatattttaaataggaGCTGTTAAGTAAAGAGTTACTCTATTATCAAGTTCGTGTGTAGAGCACAACActtacatcacttaaatgataatatttgatttgtaagattcaaattttgaaatttctctatcaaattaaattataatcacTTTATTAGATGTCTTACTCATATTGACTTACAAGCAAAAATTCACGTGTAAAAGCTGCACTTTCCTCTTACTCTTTCCATCCTTGGAATCTTAGTGTATAAACCTTATCCCTTTAAATTTTGAGTTCTGCTACCTACAATCACTTTTGTATATTCTTTACGCACTCCACTAATGTGATTGATCAAagcagttattttatattaaaaaaagttgacaCAGCTAATCACATCAATGAAGTGTGCAAAAAGTACACAAAAGTTACAATTGTCGTTAAATTTTGTtcagatgaaaaaattttaaaataaaaaattgtaatgggCTTGCGTGAATGTCTACGGTGGGCCTTCCGTTTAACATAAGCTAGCCCATTCAACACTAATGAGCTCTAGAAAAGAGACCGAGTCCAACCCACATTGTCCCAAatgatagaagaaaataaaaaagaagatgtTGGGGGGCATATTGTAATATAAGAAAAGTTGATGAATTCATGGGAAATATCACTTCAGAACGTATGTGAAGTGGCGCACCAAGCGACCATAAATCTGCTATTTTCAAGGCGATCTGGATATCTTGCACCGAAGAAactagaaagaaagaaaaaagcagAAGACCGAAGAAGAAGAGAACCGCGACGTCGTTTAGGGCATCGATTGCTAGAGCTTCAGGTACAAAGCACGGGTCTCTCTATCTCTCGCTCTGCTTCGTTTCCtaacttttgtttttccttgcTAAATTCCTTATCCTAAGCTCTCCTCCCCCAAAAGAAGCTCTAGCAGAAAGTAAATTGTATGCTTCTATGGATGTATGCATATATTTAATGATTAGTTATTTGTAGATTATGGGTAGATTTATTGAGAATAAACGAAAGACACTTCTTTTTAAGGGTTGAATTTGCCTAATTGctgttattttataattgaattttaaattaacatgGAAGAGCTGAAGCCGTGTCTTGTTAATGAGGGTTTCTCCATGTTCTGAATAAATTTGATGGCATGACACTAGAATTTTAATGCGTGTGCTTCATTTTTGGCTTTGGGTGAGCCCAGAACGGGAATGGAATATCTCCGTTCAGGTCCGTTCGGTGTGTGCATAACTTTCCAATCAGGAAAAAGGGAAATGGAATCTAGTATTTTGACGTTGATGTTGCGTTGGTTGCAATTTAGAAATTTTCAATCTTGAGCTTAGATTGTCGTGGTAAGACTGGGCGTTACGagtgaatgaatgaatttgataaaaataaaaataaattaaaataactgGAATTGATGCTTCGATATTGGATTAGTTGCAATTGAGCAATTTTCAATCAAGACCTTACATTGCTTTGGTATAAGTGGGTGTGAATGAATTGCATATCTTTACTGGGTGGAAGAGAGGTAATCTTCTGGGGATAGTAACAAGATGCAATGTGTAATATGATGTATTAAGCTAGAAGTCGGTTTTTGTTGTATGTATATGTAAAAGAACTCTTTTGAGGCCCACTATGGATCTTTGTGCTGTGATAAGTATGTTTTCgtttaggaaaaatattatctaaagatgtgtatgtgtgtgtaatgCATTATGTTTCTGATACAGGGTATCGACCAGGATGACACCTGTTTGCCCTTTTGTCAAAGCTGCTCGTCCGGACGAGATCACTACGAAAAAACTGGgagaaaatacaaataaacaTCAGCCTGAGAGTGAGAGCAAGACAAAGAAGGATTCCAGTCACCCTGCCACTGCTTCTCCAAAGTGCCCCTTTGGATATGATTCTCAAGCGAATGAAAGCAAGGCAAAGAAGGATTCCAGTGATGCTGTCAATGCTTCTCCAAAGTGCCCCTTTGGATATGATTCTCAAACGAATGAAAACAAGGCAAAGAAGGATTCCAGTGAGACTGCCACTGCTTCTCCAAAGTGCCCATTTGGATATGACTCCCAAACGTTTAAGCTAGGCCCCCTCAGTTGTATGATTTGCCAAGCACTTCTTTTTGAAAGTAGCAAGTGTGTGCCTTGTTCACATGTTTATTGCAAGTAAGCTAAGTATGGTAGTTCCTGGTTTAGGTTTCTTTCTCGCTATTgattttttatgtcaaaatccttttctttttttgttctgaTATCTGTAATACTTTACTTGAAATCAGAGCATGTATATCACGCTTTAAGGACTGTCCACTGTGTGGAGCTgatattgagaaaatagaagcAGATTCAACTCTTCAGGGTATGGTTGACCGATTCATTGAAGGTCATGCCAGGATCAAAAGGTCTCATGCTGATGCAGACAAAGAAGAAGTAGTGGGTGAGAAAAAACCAGTCATATATGAAGACGTGTCTTTGGAGAGAGGGGCTTTCTTGGTGCAACAAGCCATGAGGGTGTGTTTTGCTTAAATTCTGTTACTGagtttccctttattttttatttttaagtaagaagattttattaataagtgcAATGGTGCAACCCCCATACACAAGTAGTATACATAAGAGACACCTAGCTAGAGTACTCATTACTTGGGGTGGTGTTATCATTTCATTCAATCAAGGGGAACGCTTGCTTCAAATTTGAGCATACTTGGaaacttcttctttctttttaatatttttctgcaCCCGAGTCAATAGTCTTTGAAGTTTGGTCTGAATGGCATGTCTACCCTCCATGAACAAGGGCTCAAGTGTGAGGTAACGTGACAGTCAGTTATAAGTTTGTGAGCTGTGATTACATGATTTCTTTCTTCCGTCAGCCATATTTGAAGTGGGTTCTTTCTCgttctaataattaattaatttctaaattcaaGGACATATCACTAAATTACATAACAGCAGGGACAGATGACTCTAACAATTTGTGCTACAGAATTAGTATTTTTCCTTCTGCTTGGCTATGTTCTATTTGTTGTCTTGCCTTTTCCTGCGTTACTTATGTTACAATAGGCTCATGACTTTCCTTTTGTAGGCATTTCGAGCCCAGAATGTAGAAAGTGCCAAATCAAGACTCAGTCTGTGTGCAGATGACATCCGAGAACAGTTAGAAAGAATGGGCGACACACCAGAGCTCTGTTCACAGCTTGGAGCAGTTCTGGGTATGCTTGGTGACTGCTGGTTTGTCCTCGTTCTATACcttcttgtttttaattttacatgTGTTCTTTTTGCTGGTATGCATTTACATAGCTATCAAGGTGGTGTTTGTCAGCACTTAACCTGTGTGCCTGCAGCTTGTTAAAGTGGTTGAGAAAATGATTATGAGGTGTGTATGACTTGGGtgatattttcaataatttccCCACAGGTGGGCAAGTAGCTTAGGAACTGACATACATACGTCAGATGTGGTAAATCACTGTCCTTTCCTGCCTGGCTGGGGATTGGAAAGTTCCCGTCTGTCCTATGTTCAGAACTGAAACCAAATTTGATATGCAACTTTGTGAAGCTGTCTTATTGTTGACACACTTCCTCATAGCTTGAGCTAGCTTttggtttttaataaattggaACCAAGTTGTTTGTCAGATCCTTGATTtttaagtctctctctctctctctgttattattatttttatttatatctgAATTGATTCGTGTCTTGGTGACTcccatttcttattttcttttgttctgcTTCTGCACATGCAAGCTCCATATCTATTTGAACTCATCATATTTATTGCAGTCGAGCACTGGGAGATGCTGGTTCTGCAGTGGCTTATTTTGAAGAGAGTGTtgaatttctttcaaaattgcCAATGGATGATCTGGAGGTATAGGATCTCAAGCTTTATTGTGcaatatcacaacatatttttcatcttaccATGCTTGCATCAACTGCTCTTGAACTTATCTGTAATTTTTCTCTCCACAGATTACGCATACACTTTCTGTTTCACTTAATAAAATTGGagatctgaaatattatgatggAAACCTACAAGCTGCACGGTCTTACTATTACCGGTCTTTAAATGTCCGTCGTGATGCCATCAAGCATCATGTTCCATCCCAGGTCAGGAGCTGATATTCACCTATTTCAATTTGGGGTTACTGGTCATCTATTTATTTGCTCTGGATCAGTAGGTTCATCAGATCATAAGTGTCAGATTTGAAATGCGTCCATATATggttaaattatttgaaagACTAGTTGGCACACATCGTAGGTGTGTTTAATCAATTGATTTGGCTGAAATCAAACACCCAAGGGGGTAAATTGACATTGTAGCAATATTATGTTTAGTAAGATTTTCGCATATAATCATCGAACAAGAATATTGATCTATAGTGATGCTCGGGAATCAAAAGAGTAACTAATCTGATGAGTGTTTATTTATTGCAGAAGTTCTTAAAATTTGACCGCAATATTTGGCCTGCTGATGTGGAAAACTAATCTGATCGAGTCCTTTGACTTGAACAAGTTCTCTTTTGAGTTTGATCTCTATGGAGAGGCTTGCATATCTAATTTATCAGTCTTGAAAGAATATACTTGCAATTAATTTCACACGGCGTATAATTGTTTACCTACTATTGCATGATGCATCCAATATTATCAGTCTACAAGGTGGATATAACTTACCGTCCATGAAAAAAAGGTGGATATAACTTACCTCATATAAACTTCCCTAGGTTGCAGGAGCAGGATGGTTTGCTCCTCAGACGTTCAGATTAGATTTGGAGATTGTTTATGGAACAGAAGATGCATGCAACCGTTGCCATCttaatagattttgatttgACCTTGAAAAATATAAGGTTCTACACTTCTGAGGAACGacccaaaaaattaatataaaaaacaatcttGTTTGAGGAACAGTAAAGGAATAGGTTATACAAATTCTAGAAAACTACAGCCAATAAAAGACTGACGATTTGTTGATTTGGTTTTCCCATTGTATGTTGTGTTCATGCTGACCTCAACTTTGCAGATTTGGTGGTTGGTTAATTTCGTTTTTCGTTTTCCTTGGGTTATATAAACCTTTTAAGATATATGCATGCACATACCAGTGGGTGCAATTTTCCAGTGATACCCCACTGTTGAAAGTATTGTCTTTAGTTAAAACATTGCAGTTTTTGACGTTTGATTCAtgcaattttgaaaattgttGTTTGTAAAACTACAGATTCTAGACGTTGCTGTTTCTCTCGCAAAAGTTGCAGATGTGGATAGGAGTCTAGGGAATGAGGAGGTGGCGGTTAATGGATTTCAAGAAGCCATAACATTGTTGGAAACTTTGAAATTGAAATCTGAAGATGCTGGTCTTGAGCAACGGGTAAGGGTCCCCTGCTTTGACCGAGTGATATGCAGTCTGGATCCCGAAAAAGTTACTCTAACATACGGTTTGTTTCAACTTGCAGCGCCTTTCAGTGCTTGAGTTCCTTAAAAAGCAAGTTGCAGAGAAACAACTTGAGACAACTCTCTGAGGCTGCGTGTCCCCTCAAAAAGAACCTGGAGAAAAGCATATAAGGGTATGTTTGGACTAAATAAGCTCGGTTTGGTAGAGCGTAAAGTGGAAGGTGATGCTGCCTCCTTTACCAGATATTACTCTTTCCAGTTAGTGTTATAATCTGCATTGCAAACGCCTGTGCTCTGAGTAAAGTGGTTTGTTTCTTCATCCATTCCTTATTGCCACTGAAGTTGTTCCTGCCGGTCTTCGCTCCCTCATCTCCGGATCCTCGATGACTCGGCAAATGACAATTTAcatccttttcatttctttggtGCATGGGGATCTTTCCTGAGGCTGTAAGTGGGTGGGTTGTAAGCTTTTGTATTCAGTTCGTTCTAATAAACTCAAACTAGATGTATATAGTGACTTTTTTTCGAATTTGGAAGTGCTGTACCATATGGAAAGCACATTTTATGAGTATCAAATGTCAAACTAATAGCTTtgcaatacttttttttcttctagagcaagtaaaaatttcataaaagtaagttcataaattaatgtgatttgatgtggtacgttaaattgtaaagttatttctaTTGTAATGTAAATCTactatatcatatgaaatcacgtcagtttatgaatttattttttgtgaaatctctgtATTATTCTAATACTTCTCTTATTTAATCCAGCAATTTCAAATTCAcccaaaaaataagtaaatccTTTGATTAATTGCTAGATAAATTCCAAATCTGGATTGGTTGGTTGTTGGTttattttggattgaaaatcttttgaatttatctataatttttttttattaccttTGATAACATACTTTTGGTAAAGGGAACAAAATCATATCTCCCCAAAAACGAATagatcaaaaaatatatataatagaatgaTTTACATATCAAATTTTTTGCCTCgattttaaaatctaaagcagaaagagataaaaaaaattatgctgtATTAACTATTAGAGTGACTATTTTTCAagcaatattaaataaataaatactataaatttttcttcatgtatttatctcttactttaaattattaaatgacACATTAATTGGTGACGTGGCAGGTTTTTTTGTAGATTTCATTTTAGTgattaatagaataaataatctAAATGTGATGGATGCATCGTCATGCGTGATTGGGACATCACATAAActctttaatattatatattaaatattatacgtATAAAGAATGGCTCTCccaattaaaatttaaagtagaagaaaaaaaaaacaaattatgtaGTATTAACAATGAGAGCGAATTTTtcaagtaatattaaatattgaataaatactataaacttttttttttcatgtatttatctCACTTTAAATTATTAGGTACATTTTCGTGACGTGACATGTTTCCAGTGGATTTTATTTAAGtgactcataaaaaaatatttaaaatgtgaTTTATCATCACGTTTGATTGGGAAGTCAGGTAAActctttaatgttatatattaaacatGGGAAGTGTTataactataaaattattttatagaaataaattcataaattgatatgatgttaatgaaatattagatttattttagaataaaagtaactttacaatctaatgtatatCATTAAGGTATGCCagttttatgaatttacttttataaaatttttttatggttaaaatatttttcattaaataaaaaaaatgatattatactCCCTGAGTGTATCTCTTCAATTTGATTGTTTGTatatttaattctatttttttaatagttaaaaaagtgaatattagtttgtggatattttttattaaatatttaaaaatatttaaaaaaatatttagaaaaaaaggaaaaaaatacaatttaaaattttaaaccatGGGTACATGGTAGCAGCAGCCCcatttttccttaaataaatattatacatacGGTGTgtctgaaaaattaaaaaaaaaaaaactgtagtAAATACTGATCGGAGAAAGTCACAGTGAGAGTTCACAGTCAAAGCTGCCCCTTTCGCGATGCACCTTTCacctcttttttctctctcccttacACCCTCTCAGCAAAAACCCTAATAATTACTCAGTCCGGGCTTTCCAAAAGGTAACGATCTTCTACTCTTTTACTTTGTCTGATATTTAGAAACACTTTTGCTTAAGCCTCCAGTTCGGTAATCGTGTTCGTTTTCTTCCCTTATAACTGATGCACCTGCATGTCCATGTCCAccattttttcttagaaaaacaTTGTTCATCTATTTGAAAAGTTCCACTTATGACTTTTATTTTGCTTAATTTCTGCTCAAAGTGTGATTCCTTTTCAGAAATGTGTAACCCTGTTGGTACTTTCTCGTCACAGAAGTTAGGCTTTTAGGTCCAAATCTCTATACTTAGATGGaattcaattaaatataatttaaatttttgagaagtGGATATCTTTCAGGTTTGGAGATTAACGTTCGGGGGACTCtgtggtttttgtatttttggttgGAAGGGTTTGTTGTAATGGAAGCAGGGTCAGGTTACAACTCTGTTCCTCCTTCAACCTCTTTTGATAAGTCTAGAGTCTTGGATGTGAAGCCCCTGCGCAGTTTAAAACCAGTTTTCGCAAGTGCATCTGAAACTCCTCCCTTTGTATGCGGCCTACCTAATGGCCCTTTCCCTTCTGGATTTACGCCGTTTTACCCATTTAGTGTCCCACAAGGATCTCCAATGCAGATGCCAAT
This window contains:
- the LOC121241318 gene encoding pentatricopeptide repeat-containing protein At3g09040, mitochondrial-like: MIILRLPLSASKLKIYSIFLNKHYQFQTIFKHQHRRYYSSKSLSSYPDILMGKDPTAIATALSLSERSNSYFLGTQIHGHVIKLGLTNDLFSLNNLIKMYSKLGVLSYGLNLFAEMLERNIVSWTLIISGAIQNFEFDLGLEVYLDMVRSGFRPNEFTFGSVMKACTIVGAYEFGFCIHCFVLKIGMEQNNFVASSILNMYAKLGDIESSERVFERMDNLDVGCWNAMIGGYAQCGHGSEALKIVSSMQCMGVRMDQFTWVNAFKGCLIMRNLEYGKQLHGLIIRSEMLFSSSVANALMDMYFKNDKNDSALKVFNGMQNKDVISWNTVFGGFTLEGDAREIAILFYEFMLTGMKPSHITFTVLFRKCGELMNLNLGIQFFSLALRLGFFYDDNITSSAINMFSRCGAMEMARLVFDSIVLRNVISWNELISGYNVASRYMEALKVFCNLWELGVKADECTFSSILEASCKCGNQQMGIEIHGAIVKSGFSSHGYVRSSLIKAYITFGLLDDSFEFLNGLDRLDLATWGVMISALVHQGHNYEAIRLFNSLIKTGEKPDEQIFGSILNSYADVAAYNQTKSVHPHVIKMAFDKDVFVSSALIDAYAKCGDIASSRMAFNQSFVSDDGIIYNTMIMAYANHGLIVEALEIFKKMKLANLQPSQATFVAVISACSHMGLVDQGCLLFESINLHYEMEPSPHNYGCLVDMLSRNGYLDVAKSIIEVMPFPPWPAIWRSLLSGCRIHGNREIGQWAAEKLLKMVPENDAAYVLLAKVYSEGGSWEDAAKVRRGMIRRGVSKDTGYSWIVI
- the LOC121241140 gene encoding protein NCA1, which produces MTPVCPFVKAARPDEITTKKLGENTNKHQPESESKTKKDSSHPATASPKCPFGYDSQANESKAKKDSSDAVNASPKCPFGYDSQTNENKAKKDSSETATASPKCPFGYDSQTFKLGPLSCMICQALLFESSKCVPCSHVYCKACISRFKDCPLCGADIEKIEADSTLQGMVDRFIEGHARIKRSHADADKEEVVGEKKPVIYEDVSLERGAFLVQQAMRAFRAQNVESAKSRLSLCADDIREQLERMGDTPELCSQLGAVLGMLGDCCRALGDAGSAVAYFEESVEFLSKLPMDDLEITHTLSVSLNKIGDLKYYDGNLQAARSYYYRSLNVRRDAIKHHVPSQILDVAVSLAKVADVDRSLGNEEVAVNGFQEAITLLETLKLKSEDAGLEQRRLSVLEFLKKQVAEKQLETTL